The Caldivirga sp. genome contains a region encoding:
- a CDS encoding polyprenyl synthetase family protein: MVDVLSELHEKYGELVNKAIEKYLTIGVDPSFRDAVLYQVATGGKRIRPLMVIESALACGGSLESSLPYAAIVELIHNYSLIYDDIIDEADLRRNMPTVRKKYGDYTAILVGIWYREAIEEAVLDTRNPSEVARIVAETIRAIDEGERLDILMEYSGRRDPYFIENRLVKEITPVLRDLYLRMISLKTAALFKTSMWLGGYSAGCSNEQLKALSNFGHNVGIAFQIIDDVLDIFGDLKKFGKEIGKDLKEHKVGNLVILLSLLESEHASKLLSVLSKQRPTQDDVKEAVEVISSTKAREEALRMANEYMDKAINELSKIPRNEHTKKLEELARFIVYREY; encoded by the coding sequence ATGGTTGACGTTTTAAGTGAACTGCACGAGAAGTATGGAGAATTGGTTAATAAGGCAATTGAAAAGTACTTAACCATAGGTGTTGACCCATCATTCAGGGATGCTGTACTCTATCAAGTGGCCACTGGCGGTAAGAGAATTAGGCCACTGATGGTTATTGAATCTGCCTTAGCCTGCGGTGGTTCCCTTGAATCCTCCTTACCCTACGCTGCCATAGTTGAGTTAATACATAACTACTCCCTCATATACGATGACATAATTGACGAAGCAGACTTGAGGAGGAATATGCCGACGGTAAGGAAGAAATACGGTGACTACACAGCAATACTGGTGGGGATATGGTATAGGGAGGCTATTGAGGAGGCTGTGTTAGATACTAGGAACCCCAGTGAAGTGGCTAGGATTGTTGCTGAAACAATAAGGGCGATTGATGAGGGTGAGAGGCTTGATATCCTAATGGAGTATTCAGGCAGGAGGGACCCATACTTCATTGAGAATAGGCTAGTTAAGGAAATAACCCCAGTTCTAAGGGACCTTTATTTAAGAATGATTTCGCTTAAGACTGCAGCATTGTTTAAGACATCAATGTGGCTTGGAGGTTACTCAGCAGGCTGTAGTAATGAACAGTTAAAGGCCTTAAGTAACTTCGGCCATAACGTGGGTATAGCCTTCCAAATAATAGATGATGTCCTTGACATATTCGGTGACTTAAAGAAGTTCGGTAAGGAGATTGGTAAGGACCTTAAGGAGCATAAGGTTGGTAACCTAGTTATATTACTTTCACTCCTCGAGAGCGAGCATGCTAGTAAATTGTTGAGTGTACTTTCTAAGCAGAGGCCAACCCAGGATGATGTTAAGGAGGCTGTGGAGGTTATTTCATCAACTAAGGCTAGGGAAGAGGCCCTTAGGATGGCTAATGAGTACATGGATAAGGCCATCAATGAATTAAGCAAGATACCTAGGAACGAGCACACGAAGAAGCTTGAGGAATTAGCAAGATTCATAGTTTATAGGGAGTATTGA
- a CDS encoding tRNA(Met) cytidine acetyltransferase TmcA has protein sequence MSEWVKDLEDFIRSGVKANHRRIVVLVGSNDDAVAESAVEVVKLFLNLTNMNNGVYLYQPEYGDARRRLKVFMDGMGSIKFKPMPFKDTKLLLGQTLDYAVVDLFNDLKPNDIGRVGSVVRGGGIYVFLMPPVDKWLRSITKFQLKLITPPHKPEEVRQYLKFRFWESLMKGEGISIYDIDGSSFIKPPQPVNTLEVGQAQLSIPNIKGKAIEVYKLAKTQDQVNVISMLEGMINEKGKVNAVIIADRGRGKSAAVGLAVSLIGHRLRRRRGVARIVVTAESPDNAETLMEFARRGFEELGYDVEVSRTGGSIVGLSTRGVYVDYYKPYPLMSLQRPIDLVVVDEAAMMPLPVLYGIHNKFNRVIYSTTIHGYEGAGRGFSVRFLKYLKSRRSIRVLEYEMTEPIRYAKDDPIEKWLFKTFLLDAEPAHVNDDDLKLINEGRVKYIEPNIDELFLKDEETLRQFFGIYVQAHYRNEPDDLGMMMDAPHHTVRALTLENGKVVVSIELAEEGGLDDDTINNMVLGFKPPGNIIPDRMVKYWKIPDFAKLRGWRIVRIATHPELQDKGLGSRALGMLENEARVRGLDWIGVGFGVNAQLLKFWVKNGYLPIHISPERNPVSGEYSVLMIKPISNTAKEAVYYANREFRIRLLSSLSGPYVGLEPDVALMLLASNEPAAPLQELNLTKGQFNRLVAYAWGPMTYENTVDALIELFKAYFMRISKVGFRIPEIMEKGIIAKVFQSKTWSAAARELGVKPTVLMLGLRAISRVLLVYFYGNSFNIPVFMIQPSKRQKQAY, from the coding sequence ATGTCTGAATGGGTTAAGGATCTTGAGGACTTCATTAGGAGTGGTGTTAAGGCTAATCATAGGAGAATCGTAGTCTTAGTTGGGTCAAATGATGATGCCGTAGCTGAATCCGCAGTGGAGGTTGTTAAGCTGTTCCTAAATTTAACCAATATGAACAATGGTGTTTACTTATATCAACCTGAGTACGGTGATGCGAGGAGGAGATTGAAAGTCTTCATGGATGGTATGGGCAGTATTAAGTTCAAGCCAATGCCCTTTAAGGACACTAAGTTGCTCCTAGGTCAAACGCTAGACTATGCAGTGGTAGACCTATTCAATGACCTTAAGCCAAACGACATTGGTAGGGTTGGCAGTGTTGTAAGGGGTGGCGGTATCTACGTGTTCTTAATGCCTCCAGTGGATAAGTGGCTTAGGTCCATTACTAAGTTTCAACTTAAGCTAATAACACCCCCTCATAAACCAGAGGAGGTTAGGCAGTACCTTAAGTTTAGGTTCTGGGAAAGCCTAATGAAGGGTGAGGGTATTTCAATATATGATATAGATGGATCTAGTTTCATTAAGCCCCCTCAACCAGTTAATACACTGGAAGTGGGTCAAGCCCAGTTAAGTATACCTAACATTAAAGGTAAGGCTATTGAAGTGTATAAGCTGGCTAAAACACAGGATCAGGTTAACGTAATATCAATGCTCGAGGGTATGATAAATGAGAAGGGTAAGGTTAATGCAGTTATAATAGCAGATAGGGGTAGGGGTAAGTCCGCAGCCGTGGGGCTTGCCGTATCATTAATTGGACATAGGTTAAGGAGGAGACGTGGGGTTGCTAGAATAGTAGTTACTGCTGAAAGCCCTGATAATGCTGAAACACTAATGGAGTTCGCTAGGAGGGGTTTCGAGGAATTAGGTTACGACGTTGAAGTTTCCAGAACCGGTGGCAGTATTGTGGGTTTATCAACAAGGGGTGTTTACGTGGATTACTACAAGCCTTACCCACTTATGTCCCTACAGAGGCCAATTGACCTAGTTGTCGTTGATGAGGCAGCCATGATGCCCCTACCGGTGCTTTACGGCATACACAATAAGTTCAATAGGGTTATCTACTCAACCACAATACATGGCTACGAGGGCGCTGGTAGAGGCTTCAGTGTTAGGTTCCTTAAGTACCTTAAGAGCAGGAGGAGTATTAGGGTTCTTGAGTATGAAATGACTGAGCCGATAAGGTATGCTAAGGATGATCCCATTGAGAAGTGGCTCTTTAAGACATTTCTACTTGATGCTGAGCCAGCCCACGTTAATGATGATGACTTGAAACTGATTAATGAAGGCAGGGTTAAGTACATTGAGCCGAACATTGATGAATTATTCCTTAAGGATGAGGAAACGTTAAGGCAATTCTTCGGTATATATGTTCAGGCCCACTACAGGAATGAACCCGACGATTTAGGAATGATGATGGATGCTCCCCATCACACGGTCAGGGCATTAACACTGGAGAATGGTAAGGTAGTGGTTTCAATTGAACTGGCTGAGGAGGGTGGTTTAGATGATGATACCATTAACAACATGGTTTTAGGCTTCAAACCCCCAGGCAATATAATACCGGATAGGATGGTTAAGTACTGGAAGATACCGGATTTCGCTAAGTTAAGGGGGTGGAGGATAGTCAGGATAGCTACCCACCCTGAACTTCAGGATAAAGGGCTTGGTTCCAGAGCCTTAGGAATGCTTGAGAATGAAGCTAGGGTAAGGGGATTAGATTGGATTGGGGTTGGCTTTGGGGTTAATGCGCAGCTCCTCAAGTTCTGGGTTAAAAACGGGTACTTACCGATACACATAAGCCCCGAGAGGAATCCAGTAAGTGGGGAGTATAGTGTACTGATGATTAAGCCTATAAGCAATACCGCTAAGGAGGCTGTTTACTACGCTAATAGGGAGTTTAGGATAAGGCTATTGAGTAGTTTAAGTGGACCCTATGTTGGACTTGAGCCTGATGTGGCCCTAATGCTACTGGCTAGTAATGAACCAGCGGCTCCACTTCAAGAATTGAACCTTACCAAGGGTCAGTTTAATAGGCTTGTAGCCTATGCCTGGGGCCCCATGACTTACGAGAACACTGTGGACGCATTAATTGAGTTATTCAAGGCGTACTTCATGAGGATTAGTAAGGTTGGCTTTAGGATACCTGAGATAATGGAAAAGGGCATTATTGCAAAGGTTTTTCAATCAAAAACCTGGAGTGCTGCGGCTAGGGAACTCGGGGTTAAGCCAACGGTTCTCATGCTTGGTTTAAGGGCCATATCGAGAGTACTGCTGGTTTACTTCTACGGTAATAGCTTCAACATACCTGTTTTCATGATTCAACCATCCAAGAGGCAGAAGCAGGCCTACTGA
- a CDS encoding cobalamin adenosyltransferase — protein MPEVDKEQRCEDPKPVARLPLFTDCREVAGDVACPGDSGYSTIPVFGRTMRLRKDSPAIMLMGCLDELVNLTNGIRLNFKNELKVASMAAVVMALSMQLNAYLVQGTQERLSKVKIVETLLETKVSDLCSSYRGDVGWIVASTPEAQAIDGIRVKLRECGRVASSMLDKYPEVDNIIKVLNHADKLVAQSLYCLGGKVYKSIDDVTGALLSSTLDNNA, from the coding sequence GTGCCTGAGGTGGATAAGGAGCAGCGCTGTGAAGATCCTAAGCCTGTGGCGAGATTACCGCTGTTTACGGATTGCCGGGAAGTAGCAGGTGACGTAGCATGTCCTGGTGATAGCGGATACAGTACCATACCGGTTTTTGGAAGGACCATGAGGCTTAGGAAGGATTCACCAGCAATAATGCTAATGGGTTGCCTTGATGAGTTAGTTAACTTGACTAATGGGATTAGGCTTAACTTCAAGAATGAACTTAAGGTAGCGTCGATGGCTGCAGTGGTTATGGCATTATCCATGCAGTTAAACGCCTACTTGGTTCAAGGAACCCAGGAGAGGCTAAGTAAGGTTAAGATAGTGGAAACCCTCCTTGAAACTAAGGTTAGTGACTTATGCTCATCCTATAGGGGTGACGTTGGATGGATAGTGGCCTCTACCCCGGAGGCCCAGGCCATTGATGGAATTAGGGTTAAGCTAAGGGAATGCGGTAGGGTTGCCTCATCAATGCTTGACAAGTACCCTGAAGTAGATAATATAATAAAAGTTCTTAATCATGCCGATAAGTTAGTGGCGCAGTCACTTTATTGCCTCGGCGGTAAGGTGTATAAGTCAATTGATGACGTCACCGGTGCATTACTGTCAAGCACACTGGATAATAACGCTTAA
- a CDS encoding NifB/NifX family molybdenum-iron cluster-binding protein, which produces MIRIALCTNDGKTISDGHFAHAKRYVIYDYDEETGNLKHVETRDNPLGNVADLDDPEAIHSAMSEIGVPMHGVEKYEWLRNNVLNDVNIVIASGACPLSHSYFTSMGVQLVFVEPNTQIDLIIDYLKEIPNERNMNELE; this is translated from the coding sequence ATGATTAGGATAGCCCTATGCACTAATGACGGTAAAACCATAAGTGATGGGCACTTCGCCCACGCGAAAAGATACGTAATATACGACTACGATGAGGAGACAGGGAACTTAAAGCATGTTGAAACCAGGGATAATCCACTGGGTAATGTTGCAGATCTAGATGATCCTGAGGCAATACACAGCGCCATGAGTGAGATAGGTGTACCAATGCATGGTGTCGAGAAGTATGAGTGGCTTCGCAATAATGTACTGAATGATGTTAATATTGTGATAGCCTCAGGGGCTTGTCCATTAAGCCACTCATACTTCACATCAATGGGTGTTCAACTTGTTTTCGTGGAGCCTAATACGCAAATAGACTTAATAATAGATTACCTTAAGGAGATTCCCAATGAGAGGAACATGAATGAACTTGAATAA
- a CDS encoding ketopantoate reductase family protein yields the protein MIGIIGYGSVGSMLAYFLNKAGHIPYVLTKGREHCTVEFNGNKHQVKVKVVNYLPGNVKYTLVAVKAYDTASIISKIKGIPVVFQNGIGGLELVKANLGLGYSAVVTYGAYRNGDSTLVVKGNVIMPKELHELANLLTEGGMVIRLVNNVEPYRWLKAMVNSAINPITAILKTKVGAVIDNAQARWIADSIINECIRVTDAMGITMPTDPHEELIRVAESAREHYSSMYQDIINHKPTEVDYLNGVFVNKGEELGVEAPYNKLMFKLIKAMEIS from the coding sequence ATGATTGGGATAATTGGTTATGGCTCGGTGGGATCCATGTTAGCGTATTTCCTTAACAAGGCAGGTCACATACCATATGTATTGACTAAGGGAAGGGAACATTGTACAGTGGAGTTCAATGGCAATAAGCATCAAGTGAAAGTTAAGGTAGTGAATTACCTCCCAGGGAACGTTAAGTATACCCTAGTGGCGGTTAAGGCTTATGACACTGCATCCATTATCAGCAAGATTAAAGGTATACCAGTAGTCTTTCAAAATGGTATTGGTGGGTTAGAGCTTGTTAAGGCTAATTTAGGCTTAGGCTACAGTGCCGTGGTAACTTATGGAGCATATAGGAATGGTGATTCAACATTAGTAGTTAAAGGTAACGTAATCATGCCTAAGGAACTTCATGAACTAGCCAACTTATTAACAGAAGGCGGCATGGTAATTAGGCTTGTTAATAATGTGGAACCGTATAGGTGGCTTAAGGCTATGGTTAATTCAGCCATTAATCCAATTACCGCAATTCTTAAGACTAAGGTTGGTGCAGTTATTGATAATGCGCAAGCAAGGTGGATAGCGGATAGTATAATTAATGAGTGTATTAGGGTCACTGATGCAATGGGTATTACAATGCCAACTGATCCTCATGAGGAGTTAATTAGAGTCGCTGAGTCAGCTAGGGAACATTACTCATCAATGTACCAGGACATAATCAACCACAAGCCCACTGAAGTGGATTACTTAAATGGTGTCTTCGTTAATAAGGGTGAAGAACTCGGCGTTGAGGCTCCCTACAATAAATTAATGTTTAAACTCATAAAGGCCATGGAAATATCCTAG
- a CDS encoding SelT/SelW/SelH family protein, which yields MVSVRVVYCRPCGYLDRAIKLAKDVLSELGYAGVMVTLVPGSNGVFDVYVDDKLVFSRHEEKRFPESSEIIGIIKATVTLAKPT from the coding sequence ATGGTTAGTGTAAGGGTAGTTTATTGTCGGCCTTGCGGATACCTAGATAGGGCTATTAAATTAGCCAAAGACGTACTGAGCGAATTAGGTTACGCTGGCGTGATGGTTACCTTAGTACCTGGCAGCAATGGAGTATTCGATGTGTATGTTGATGATAAACTCGTGTTCTCTAGGCATGAGGAAAAGAGGTTCCCTGAATCAAGCGAAATAATAGGCATAATCAAAGCCACGGTAACCCTAGCAAAACCAACCTAG
- the pyrH gene encoding UMP kinase — MGIVIKLTGRVFNSEELVSKYADIIAEEAGKGVVVVTGGGDVARRYIEMARKLTGREAAADMLGIWASRLNALLMMYTLLARGVNVYLSIPETLQELGRAYSSSKVIVMGGLQPGQSTTMVSVLAAEYLGIGTVVNCSNIDALYTDDPSKNPNAVKIGRAKLSEVEGILSREGVRSFAGTYELIDEWALQIMKRSNVSMVILDSRDPGKLIKYLRYGTIDGTLITP; from the coding sequence ATGGGAATAGTGATTAAACTAACGGGTAGGGTGTTCAATAGTGAGGAGTTAGTAAGTAAGTATGCTGATATTATAGCGGAGGAGGCAGGTAAGGGAGTTGTGGTGGTGACTGGGGGTGGTGATGTAGCTAGGAGGTACATTGAAATGGCTAGAAAGTTAACTGGACGGGAGGCTGCAGCCGACATGTTAGGCATTTGGGCAAGTAGGTTAAACGCGCTACTAATGATGTATACACTACTGGCTAGGGGTGTTAACGTTTACTTAAGCATACCTGAAACCCTTCAGGAGCTTGGTAGAGCATATTCATCATCCAAGGTCATTGTAATGGGTGGGTTGCAGCCTGGTCAATCAACAACAATGGTATCAGTACTAGCGGCTGAGTACTTAGGCATAGGCACAGTGGTGAATTGCTCCAACATTGATGCCCTCTACACTGATGATCCATCTAAAAACCCCAATGCTGTTAAGATTGGGAGAGCTAAGTTAAGTGAAGTTGAGGGTATATTAAGTAGGGAGGGTGTTAGGTCATTTGCAGGAACCTATGAGCTTATAGATGAATGGGCGTTACAAATAATGAAGAGGAGTAACGTATCAATGGTAATATTAGATAGCAGGGATCCAGGGAAGTTAATTAAGTACTTAAGATACGGCACCATTGATGGAACATTAATAACACCTTGA
- a CDS encoding RimK family alpha-L-glutamate ligase, whose amino-acid sequence MDIGIIRPYEVEFNQPDIEDLEQAVREFGHRVKRVYVNMASVRLSKGSVSVYQAIGRGVREPVSIDGGVLRHLGLIRDFEQLLHRVWVVRAIESMGVYVVNSAMNWLVASDKLAALMILAKNGLPVPETESSENMFMAYDAVKRFNEAVIKELRGSMGYGVFKVNDPDVAMNIFSYLLNFSKPMYVQKFLEKKGNGDYRVVVVGGQVIGSIFRRGIGWKSNVAQGAKPEAVNPSSELSELAVKTCEVLGLGYAGVDVAETNEGYFILEVNPSMSWQGFKEATGINPARHIIKHVIDNVKK is encoded by the coding sequence ATGGATATAGGCATAATTAGGCCGTATGAGGTTGAGTTTAATCAACCTGATATTGAGGACCTTGAACAAGCCGTGAGGGAATTTGGCCATAGGGTTAAGAGGGTTTACGTTAACATGGCTAGCGTTAGGTTAAGTAAGGGCAGTGTAAGTGTTTACCAGGCTATAGGGAGGGGTGTCAGGGAACCTGTCTCAATTGATGGTGGTGTGCTTAGGCACCTTGGTCTCATTAGGGACTTTGAACAGCTACTTCATAGGGTTTGGGTCGTGAGGGCTATTGAAAGCATGGGGGTTTACGTGGTTAATAGTGCAATGAATTGGCTAGTAGCCAGTGATAAGTTAGCGGCATTAATGATACTTGCTAAGAATGGCTTACCGGTTCCTGAAACTGAGTCGAGTGAAAACATGTTCATGGCGTATGACGCAGTGAAGAGGTTTAATGAGGCGGTTATCAAGGAGTTAAGGGGTTCAATGGGCTATGGGGTATTTAAGGTGAATGACCCTGACGTAGCAATGAACATATTCAGCTACCTGCTTAACTTCAGTAAACCAATGTATGTTCAAAAGTTCCTGGAGAAGAAGGGGAATGGGGACTATAGGGTAGTGGTTGTGGGTGGTCAGGTAATTGGTTCAATATTCAGGAGGGGAATAGGGTGGAAGAGTAATGTTGCCCAGGGCGCTAAGCCTGAAGCCGTCAACCCCAGCAGCGAGTTATCGGAATTAGCCGTAAAAACCTGCGAGGTTCTAGGCCTTGGCTACGCTGGGGTTGATGTGGCTGAAACCAATGAAGGATACTTCATACTTGAGGTTAATCCATCAATGTCCTGGCAAGGCTTTAAGGAAGCCACAGGAATAAACCCAGCGAGGCACATAATTAAGCATGTTATTGATAATGTTAAAAAGTGA
- the acnA gene encoding aconitate hydratase AcnA: MSISAKDLEHIKEQWSSPIGKLSIWNISKFEEIGFRVSKLPISIRILLESVVRNYDDKVVKAEDVESLLKWDPKAQYPKEIPFIPARLILQDFTGVPLVADLAAMRDAVAKLGKDPRLVNPLIPVDLVIDHSVQVDYFGAADALRLNMKLEFERNRERYVFLKWAQSAFNNFKVVPPGRGIIHQVNIEYLAKVVFVSQNNASAYPDTVLGTDSHTTMVSGIGVLGWGVGGIEAEAVMLGQPHYITVPQVVGVRLVGEPREGVTATDIVLNITEFLRKRNVVGKIVEYYGPGIKALPAWDRATVSNMAPEYGATTGLFPVDELTLSYLRLTGRDEAHVKLVEEYLRHVGLFYTEDYEPMFSESYQFDLSEVEPAIAGPRNPDEKIPLKAAKATVSKLIDEYANSRGGKKSTLVNLNDENVRLSDGAVVIAAITSCTNTSNPTVLIGAGLIAKKAVEKGLRTKPWVKTSLAPGSRVVTDYLTTAGLMPYLEALGFHVTGYGCTVCIGNTGPLPEPIAKAIRENDIYTVAVLSGNRNYEGRIHPLVKAAYLASPMLVVAYALAGRVDIDFDNEPLGYDPNGRPVYLRDVWPSVSEINSIIRNTIVPEMFRRKYEDVYKGDEFWEGLKAPSGVLYQWDPSSTYIRKPPFFDNVAPEPAPLRDIKGARILLLLGDKITTDHISPAGSIPLDSPAAKYLMERGVKPEEFNTYGSRRGNHEVMVRGGFSNIKLRNLMVNRDGGYTVHWPDGKVMTVYDAAVQYQSEGIPLVVFAGKQYGSGSSRDWAAKATLLLGVKAVIAESFERIHRSNLVDMGVLPIQLPEGVSWKNLGLTGNETVDIIGIEEGLEPRKKLTIRITKSDGSVKEVEAVARLDNEVEVEYYRHGGILPYMLRKLAGYIK; this comes from the coding sequence ATGAGCATCAGCGCTAAGGACCTTGAGCATATTAAGGAGCAGTGGAGTTCACCAATCGGTAAATTAAGCATCTGGAACATAAGTAAGTTCGAGGAAATAGGGTTTAGGGTTTCTAAACTACCCATAAGCATTAGGATACTTCTGGAGAGTGTGGTTAGGAATTACGATGATAAGGTTGTTAAGGCTGAGGACGTGGAGTCCCTGCTCAAGTGGGATCCTAAGGCCCAGTACCCTAAGGAAATACCCTTCATACCCGCCAGGTTGATACTACAGGACTTCACCGGTGTCCCACTTGTAGCTGACTTAGCCGCAATGAGGGATGCAGTAGCTAAGCTGGGTAAGGACCCTAGGTTAGTTAACCCACTAATCCCAGTGGACCTGGTTATTGACCACTCTGTTCAGGTTGACTACTTTGGTGCGGCTGATGCCTTAAGGTTAAACATGAAGCTTGAGTTTGAGAGGAATAGGGAGAGGTACGTCTTCCTTAAGTGGGCTCAATCAGCCTTCAACAACTTCAAGGTGGTACCCCCTGGTAGAGGCATAATACACCAAGTCAATATAGAGTACTTGGCCAAGGTGGTTTTCGTTAGCCAGAACAATGCCTCAGCTTACCCAGATACTGTGCTTGGTACAGATAGCCACACAACCATGGTAAGTGGCATTGGTGTACTAGGCTGGGGTGTGGGTGGTATTGAGGCTGAGGCCGTCATGCTTGGTCAACCCCACTACATAACAGTACCCCAGGTGGTTGGGGTTAGGTTAGTGGGTGAGCCCAGGGAAGGTGTTACTGCAACCGATATTGTCCTCAACATTACTGAATTCCTAAGGAAGAGGAACGTGGTGGGTAAGATAGTTGAGTACTATGGTCCAGGAATTAAGGCTCTACCTGCCTGGGATAGGGCTACCGTGTCCAATATGGCCCCAGAGTACGGTGCAACCACTGGCTTATTCCCAGTGGATGAATTAACCCTAAGCTACCTTAGGTTAACAGGTAGGGACGAGGCTCACGTTAAGCTTGTTGAGGAGTACCTGAGGCACGTGGGCTTATTCTACACTGAGGATTATGAACCCATGTTCAGTGAGAGTTACCAGTTTGACTTAAGTGAGGTTGAACCAGCAATAGCTGGGCCAAGGAACCCTGATGAGAAGATACCCCTTAAGGCGGCTAAGGCAACGGTGTCTAAGCTTATTGATGAATACGCCAACAGTAGGGGTGGAAAGAAAAGCACCCTGGTTAACCTTAATGATGAAAACGTTAGGTTAAGCGACGGCGCTGTTGTTATAGCTGCAATAACAAGCTGCACTAATACCAGTAACCCAACAGTACTCATTGGGGCGGGCTTAATAGCCAAGAAGGCAGTGGAGAAGGGCCTTAGGACCAAGCCCTGGGTTAAGACTAGCCTAGCCCCAGGTTCAAGGGTTGTTACAGATTACTTAACAACAGCAGGATTAATGCCTTACCTAGAGGCCCTAGGCTTCCACGTGACTGGGTACGGTTGCACAGTGTGCATAGGTAATACTGGTCCATTACCTGAACCCATAGCTAAGGCTATTAGGGAGAATGACATCTACACAGTTGCGGTCTTAAGCGGTAATAGGAACTATGAGGGTAGGATACACCCACTGGTTAAGGCAGCCTACTTAGCATCACCAATGCTCGTAGTTGCCTACGCCTTAGCTGGTAGGGTGGATATTGACTTCGATAATGAACCACTTGGTTATGACCCTAATGGCAGGCCAGTCTACCTACGGGATGTATGGCCAAGTGTAAGTGAGATTAATTCAATAATCAGGAACACGATAGTTCCTGAAATGTTCAGGAGGAAATACGAGGATGTGTACAAGGGTGATGAATTCTGGGAGGGGCTTAAGGCACCCAGTGGTGTACTTTACCAGTGGGACCCGTCATCAACCTACATAAGGAAACCACCATTCTTCGATAATGTGGCCCCGGAACCTGCGCCACTGAGGGATATTAAGGGCGCTAGGATACTGCTACTCCTCGGAGATAAGATAACCACTGACCACATTTCCCCAGCAGGCTCAATACCATTAGATAGCCCAGCAGCCAAATACCTCATGGAGAGGGGGGTTAAGCCAGAGGAGTTCAACACGTACGGCTCCAGGAGGGGTAACCACGAGGTCATGGTTAGGGGAGGCTTCAGTAACATTAAGCTCAGGAACCTCATGGTTAATAGGGACGGTGGATACACTGTGCATTGGCCTGATGGTAAAGTAATGACTGTTTACGATGCGGCAGTCCAATACCAGAGTGAGGGGATTCCACTAGTTGTCTTTGCTGGTAAGCAGTATGGTTCAGGGAGTAGTAGGGATTGGGCAGCTAAGGCAACGTTACTCCTTGGCGTCAAGGCAGTCATCGCTGAGAGCTTTGAGAGAATCCACAGAAGTAACCTAGTGGACATGGGTGTGTTGCCAATTCAACTACCTGAGGGTGTTAGCTGGAAGAACCTGGGCTTAACGGGTAATGAGACTGTGGACATTATTGGCATTGAGGAGGGACTTGAACCAAGGAAGAAGCTGACAATAAGGATAACTAAGTCTGATGGAAGCGTTAAGGAGGTTGAAGCCGTAGCTAGGCTTGATAATGAGGTTGAGGTTGAGTACTATAGGCATGGTGGAATCCTACCGTACATGCTTAGGAAGCTGGCGGGTTACATTAAATGA
- a CDS encoding ribosome biogenesis protein, whose translation MVLALNLMLVDAALEPIPIELRNDEAVIRVARRLGRDPDHMPLDKALHFRAMGRLRNKEVRGRPDIVHKFLLDSLNSLLAAKGMLTVHIHTINGKVIEVAPGERPPQNYINFLGLMEQLFKYGSVPPGGKWLLRIVDTTLAELVKSMNAPLTILLERDGEPIRILELADLLTRNSGVVVMVSGIPRGSVSSEVRMLADRVYSLANGEPLTTSHVVNLVLAAMEIKIGLV comes from the coding sequence ATGGTACTAGCGCTTAATCTCATGCTTGTTGACGCAGCCCTGGAGCCAATACCCATTGAGTTGAGGAATGATGAAGCAGTAATTAGGGTAGCGAGGAGGTTAGGCAGGGATCCAGACCACATGCCCCTGGATAAGGCACTCCACTTCAGAGCCATGGGTAGGCTCAGGAATAAGGAAGTTAGGGGTAGGCCGGATATAGTCCACAAGTTCCTCCTAGATTCATTAAACAGCCTACTGGCAGCCAAGGGAATGCTAACGGTTCACATACATACAATAAACGGTAAAGTAATAGAGGTGGCTCCAGGGGAGAGGCCCCCTCAAAACTACATAAACTTCCTTGGCCTAATGGAGCAGCTATTCAAGTACGGCTCAGTACCACCAGGCGGTAAGTGGTTGCTTAGGATCGTTGATACTACGTTGGCTGAGTTAGTTAAATCCATGAATGCGCCATTAACAATACTGCTGGAGAGGGATGGTGAACCCATAAGGATCCTTGAACTGGCGGACCTATTAACCAGAAACAGTGGTGTAGTAGTCATGGTTAGTGGAATACCCAGAGGAAGCGTAAGTAGTGAGGTCAGGATGCTTGCAGACAGGGTCTATAGCTTAGCTAATGGAGAACCATTAACCACAAGTCACGTGGTAAACTTGGTTTTGGCAGCTATGGAGATTAAGATTGGGCTAGTTTAA